The nucleotide sequence TTAAATGGGCAACCGTGTTAGACATTGCTCCACTCAAAATATCAccttacatttaattattataatacactTATTCGAGTTTCCATGGAATATCAAATCCTAAACGTACATTTATTCAGGCCtaatttttgaatttgttaAAAGTATTGCCAACAGTAATAATTCtacaactgaaattacaatttatgaaatgaaaaaagaTGAAAGACTAACgttcaaaaatattatgcatattttttcttattattattgaaactgTCATTAGTCAGATTCTAAACGCCTGAACCCTGTTTGAGTCAAGTTGCACACTGACATTAGTCCAatacaaaattgaaataataatacgaACATACCATTACTATCACAAgccattaaaagaaaaatatagatttattgtaaatgcattgttatatttaaaatatagttgTCTGACAACATCCAAGTTACATGTTGGCCTCTTATAACTTTAAGAATTAAAAAGAGAAGTTACCGAAATTATTCAGCTCCTTCAACTTTAAGTTCTTTCAATTTTAGGACTACACCATCAGATTCCGTCTcttctttttcaatatttttggcaTCTTTATCAGATTTTTTCTCATTATGCTTGGGCTCCGGTGAATCCGTGTCTTCACTTCTAGTGATGCTGCTCTCGTCATCAGAAGACAGGTCCTGTGTGTAAATACTGCACTTTGTTCTGACTATTTCTTGAGCCTCCGCAAACTTCTTCTTCCATAGTTCAGCATCTGTAATACAGAAGTATTTTTTagtgaaataagtaggtaatggtTTCATAATGTATATTTAATCACCACTTCATTGAAAGAATCATTATAAGTAAATACTATTAACCAAAATCATTTATCATTTGTTAGGCAAATATCCTTGTGGTAGAATGTCAGAATATGAAACTATGTAAATATTGGAGTCAACTTACTCTGAGGGTTTCCAAACTTAATGGCCAATAATTCCTGTTTCATTTGTTCATCAGCAAAATCGGCAAAGACAGACCAGTTGAATGCCTTATCTGAACCACAGTGGACGTTCATTCTAATATCCGGAGTGATGAAGTGGTTCGCACAAACTTTGAGTGTCTTGTCACGTCTCATCACCACTCTGactgtgttgtttattttatggcgAAGTAACTTTATGTCACCTGTACCTCTTTCCTACAAAACAAGTTACAGAAaaccttaaaattattattaaaaaatgtctaacgtttttgtataaattatcTACTCAACAGGCCAAAAATATCTATGACTCAGGCCTAACCTGCAATAGACACAATGCTTTCATCTTATCAAGTTCCATTGAGtcctcaaaaaaatacatagatgaactacaaaaaaattggtaaggCAAAAATCAGTTAGTCATATCATTTGTTTATAGTTGATTGTCTCACCTTCCACTCATGATCACCAGTGTCGTATCTGTAGAGCCTGGCACGTATCTTCACGAGTTCCTCCTCTTCCTCCTCGTTGGTGGGAATGTCCACGAGTGGCAGCGACACAATCGGATCGAAGTGAGGGTCATGTTCAGGCGTTTCAGCATCACCTCCTTCGCTTTCGCTGTTGCGACGTACGCTTTCTTCCGTCTGTACATAAAAGAACAAATACAACCAATTACTTTACCAATCATAGAAAAACAATGAACAAATATTCAAATGCGTAATTACAAACCAGTACTTACCGGTGAGgacatatttgttattttatttactttcttttgcAAGGAAATGTTCcgtaaattaataaacaaactcgGCGAAGTTCGGTAACTGAATgaagtttaattataattacgatTAGGAGTGAATGAcatttgattatattttgttatctatTCCTCCCCAATAACGTTTTTTAGAGATTTGGATTATACACTTATATTTACgtctataatatttttggatGTATTGATCCCCTTGTAAAATTTTGAATCAAAGCAGTGAAAGTATATCGCAGGGATTATAagaaaatgaaagaaatattttttctagtgAAATCCACCTCTTAGCCCGGCCGCAgacatccggtttccggatacggtttcctgatTAGGAAATAGGAATTCAGATTCGGGATTCCGTGTCACtagcgcacacattcggttttttacacgctttttattagcttcacctgtatgtttgtatgtttgtaaccgacttctttgggcgcgattttgacccactttaaacggacagatttcgttcaaactttgtagatttattgaggaccgatgacaatacaccaatttgataaaattattccatttttaaccgacttcccaaaaaggaggaggttacacatacacatcgattactccgaggtttatagaccgatttacgcgattctttttttgttcgactcggaatagctgccagtt is from Helicoverpa zea isolate HzStark_Cry1AcR chromosome 19, ilHelZeax1.1, whole genome shotgun sequence and encodes:
- the LOC124639266 gene encoding ran-specific GTPase-activating protein-like; its protein translation is MSSPTEESVRRNSESEGGDAETPEHDPHFDPIVSLPLVDIPTNEEEEEELVKIRARLYRYDTGDHEWKERGTGDIKLLRHKINNTVRVVMRRDKTLKVCANHFITPDIRMNVHCGSDKAFNWSVFADFADEQMKQELLAIKFGNPQNAELWKKKFAEAQEIVRTKCSIYTQDLSSDDESSITRSEDTDSPEPKHNEKKSDKDAKNIEKEETESDGVVLKLKELKVEGAE